A stretch of Pseudomonas sp. 7SR1 DNA encodes these proteins:
- a CDS encoding putative quinol monooxygenase, which translates to MSQLHGFILHAKTRPEKAEAFEALFRAYVEPSRAEPGCIEYHMLRDREDPTLFIFYEIWESQAHLDVHSNLPHMKAFFEHRMDYLERDFEIRRVDMLSPSSASR; encoded by the coding sequence ATGAGCCAATTGCACGGTTTCATTCTTCACGCCAAGACTCGCCCGGAAAAAGCCGAAGCCTTCGAAGCGCTGTTCCGGGCCTATGTCGAACCAAGCCGCGCCGAGCCCGGCTGCATCGAATACCACATGCTGCGGGATCGGGAAGATCCGACGCTGTTTATCTTCTATGAGATCTGGGAATCCCAGGCCCACCTCGACGTGCACTCGAACCTGCCGCACATGAAGGCGTTTTTCGAGCACCGTATGGATTACCTTGAGCGCGACTTCGAGATCCGCCGGGTCGACATGCTCAGCCCGTCCTCGGCTAGCCGCTGA
- a CDS encoding sulfite exporter TauE/SafE family protein — protein MDTLIVFYQNLGLALSLLVIATFLLAGTVKGVIGLGLPTLSMGLLGLAMAPVQAATLLIIPATLTNIWQLASGGHLLALIGRLWPLLLAISLGTGLGSLWIGMSGGPWVVRALGGALLLYALSGLMLPTLRVAPRIEPWLGPLCGLLTGVITCATGVFVIPAVPYLQALGLSKDELVQALGLSFTVSTLALAAGLLWRGALGGGELSASVLALAPALLGMWLGQALRRRISAVLFRRVFFVGLGALGVHLLVSG, from the coding sequence ATGGACACTCTCATCGTTTTCTATCAGAACCTGGGCCTGGCGCTGTCGTTGCTGGTCATCGCCACCTTCCTGCTGGCCGGCACCGTCAAGGGCGTGATCGGCCTCGGCCTGCCGACCCTTTCCATGGGCCTGCTCGGGTTGGCTATGGCACCGGTGCAGGCTGCGACGTTGCTGATCATTCCGGCCACGCTGACCAATATCTGGCAACTGGCGTCCGGCGGCCATCTGCTCGCCTTGATCGGGCGTTTATGGCCGCTACTGCTGGCGATTTCTCTCGGCACCGGCCTCGGGTCCTTATGGATCGGAATGTCGGGCGGGCCCTGGGTGGTCCGGGCCTTGGGCGGGGCTTTGCTGCTGTATGCGTTGAGCGGGCTGATGCTGCCGACACTGCGGGTGGCGCCGCGGATCGAGCCGTGGCTTGGCCCGCTCTGTGGATTGCTGACCGGTGTCATCACCTGCGCCACCGGAGTGTTCGTGATTCCGGCGGTGCCTTACCTGCAAGCCCTGGGCTTGAGCAAGGATGAGCTGGTGCAGGCGCTGGGGCTGTCCTTTACCGTTTCGACGCTCGCACTGGCCGCCGGCCTGCTATGGCGCGGCGCCCTGGGCGGCGGTGAGTTGAGCGCTTCGGTGCTGGCGCTGGCCCCGGCGCTGTTGGGCATGTGGCTGGGCCAGGCCTTGCGTCGGCGGATCAGCGCCGTGCTGTTCCGGCGGGTGTTTTTCGTCGGCCTGGGCGCGCTGGGCGTCCACTTGCTGGTCAGCGGCTAG
- the mmsB gene encoding 3-hydroxyisobutyrate dehydrogenase, with protein MNIAFIGLGNMGAPMARNLLKAGHSLNLFDLNQTVLAELAALGGTISTSPRDAAQGAALVITMLPAAAHVRSVWLGEDGVLAGIATGTPAVDCSTIDPQTARDVAAAAARQGVPMADAPVSGGTGGAAAGTLTFMVGATAELFATLQPVLAQMGRNIVHCGEVGTGQIAKICNNLLLGISMVGVSEAMALGDALGIDTQVLAGIINSSTGRCWSSDTYNPWPGVIETAPASRGYTGGFGADLMLKDLGLATEAARQAHQPVVLGAVAQQLYQAMSQRGEGGKDFSAIVNSYRKPQ; from the coding sequence ATGAACATCGCATTTATCGGTCTGGGCAACATGGGCGCCCCGATGGCGCGCAACCTGCTCAAGGCTGGCCATTCGCTGAACCTGTTCGACCTGAACCAGACGGTGCTGGCTGAACTGGCGGCGCTGGGTGGCACCATCAGCACCTCGCCTCGCGATGCGGCCCAGGGCGCTGCGCTGGTGATTACCATGCTGCCGGCCGCCGCCCATGTGCGCAGTGTCTGGCTGGGTGAGGACGGCGTGCTGGCGGGGATTGCCACCGGCACTCCGGCAGTGGATTGCAGCACCATCGACCCGCAGACCGCACGTGATGTCGCTGCCGCAGCCGCCAGGCAAGGCGTGCCCATGGCCGATGCGCCCGTCTCGGGTGGTACCGGAGGCGCGGCAGCTGGCACGCTGACGTTCATGGTCGGCGCCACCGCCGAACTGTTCGCCACCTTGCAGCCGGTGCTGGCTCAGATGGGCCGTAACATCGTGCATTGTGGCGAGGTCGGGACCGGGCAGATCGCCAAGATCTGCAACAACCTGCTGCTGGGCATCTCGATGGTGGGGGTCAGCGAGGCCATGGCCCTGGGCGATGCCCTGGGCATCGACACCCAGGTGCTGGCGGGCATCATCAACAGTTCCACCGGACGTTGCTGGAGTTCGGATACCTACAACCCTTGGCCGGGGGTGATCGAAACGGCGCCGGCCTCGCGTGGCTACACTGGCGGTTTCGGGGCCGACCTCATGCTCAAGGACCTGGGCCTGGCCACCGAGGCTGCGCGGCAGGCTCATCAACCGGTGGTGTTGGGGGCGGTGGCACAACAGCTGTATCAGGCGATGAGCCAGCGCGGCGAGGGTGGCAAGGATTTCTCGGCCATCGTGAACAGCTACCGCAAGCCTCAATAA
- a CDS encoding MFS transporter: MKDLSGELTVSGEARVYTRPVVLLLSATFVLTIARAMALPYLVVYFSQAFGLGVTDIGLVVGGALIVSSVLGVYGGFLVDRFSNDRILLAAASLFALAFAVAFQVGSLVPFIIAIVVVNLSYAVVDIAVKSGIGFLVTPDKRGGVFSMKYTLTNVGYAIGPFLGVLFAKISPGMPFAVSAIIGAGFVAFYSSLGARLPRAGQTERTNQPFARVLVHLVRNYRLVCFTIGGVLSAIVFGQFTAYLSQYLIVTSTPENTYRIINYLVTTNACVVIGLQYLIGSRIHQKNLFRMLMLGMAFFIAGLMGFAHAQAWMAWVVAMIVFTVGEIIIIPAEYLFIDYIAPEDMRGVYYGAQNLSNLGAALGPVLCGFVLSLYAPQAMFHVLSLCVVAASVFYFLGSRRKG, translated from the coding sequence ATGAAGGACCTGTCGGGAGAGCTGACCGTGTCGGGGGAAGCCAGGGTCTACACCAGGCCGGTGGTGTTGTTGCTGTCGGCAACATTTGTCCTGACCATTGCCCGGGCCATGGCCTTGCCGTACCTGGTGGTCTATTTCTCCCAGGCGTTCGGCCTGGGCGTGACCGACATCGGCCTGGTGGTGGGCGGCGCGTTGATCGTCAGTTCCGTTCTGGGAGTGTATGGCGGCTTCCTGGTGGACAGGTTTTCCAACGACCGGATCCTGCTGGCCGCCGCGAGCCTGTTTGCCCTGGCCTTTGCCGTGGCATTCCAGGTCGGCAGCCTGGTGCCGTTCATCATTGCCATTGTGGTGGTGAACCTGTCCTATGCGGTGGTGGATATCGCGGTGAAATCGGGGATTGGTTTCCTGGTGACGCCGGACAAGCGCGGCGGCGTGTTTTCCATGAAATACACCCTGACCAACGTCGGCTACGCCATCGGTCCGTTCCTGGGCGTGCTGTTCGCCAAGATCAGTCCCGGCATGCCCTTCGCGGTCTCGGCGATCATCGGCGCGGGGTTCGTGGCGTTCTACAGCAGCCTGGGTGCGCGGCTGCCGCGGGCAGGACAGACGGAGCGCACGAACCAGCCGTTCGCCCGCGTGCTGGTCCATCTGGTGCGCAATTACCGGCTGGTCTGCTTCACCATCGGAGGTGTCCTCAGTGCCATCGTGTTCGGACAGTTCACGGCTTATCTGTCGCAATACCTGATCGTCACCAGCACCCCCGAGAACACCTACCGGATCATCAATTACCTGGTGACCACCAACGCTTGCGTGGTGATTGGCTTGCAATACCTGATCGGCTCCAGGATCCACCAGAAGAACCTGTTCCGCATGCTGATGCTGGGCATGGCGTTCTTCATCGCGGGGCTCATGGGGTTCGCTCATGCACAGGCCTGGATGGCCTGGGTGGTCGCGATGATCGTTTTCACCGTGGGTGAAATCATCATCATCCCGGCCGAGTACCTGTTCATCGATTACATCGCGCCGGAGGACATGCGAGGCGTTTACTACGGCGCGCAGAACCTCTCCAACCTGGGCGCGGCCCTGGGGCCTGTGCTGTGCGGATTCGTGCTGTCTCTGTATGCGCCCCAGGCGATGTTCCATGTGTTGTCGCTGTGCGTGGTCGCGGCCAGTGTTTTCTATTTCCTGGGTTCAAGGCGAAAGGGGTAA
- the gntB gene encoding guanitoxin biosynthesis L-arginine gamma (S) hydroxylase, with the protein MNEVNRFNPAAELRQRLRPLYRKDNWHWLVALGADLMVIVSAVLLGHRYNVLYPLALLFIGSRQRALASLLHEAAHMTMARNKVINKWVGEYLLAYPIFQNYEAYRRSHVQMHHHHLGDQDKDPDHRFYIESGLYEARDRLDFLSRHLFRSVTLVNTYKYFLYLVKNRAGDILASPWQGVKLLAVHGAILLLFSHFIGPWGYVLFWLVPYFTVFQVIGWFSEISEHFGMFGVYKDEVQLTRNRFPTRIERLFIGMHGDNYHLTHHLFAGVPFWNLPHAHRILMEDESYAAANRGCGGIFTARGEARSSIHQILEAYRSGKIATIQVTG; encoded by the coding sequence ATGAACGAGGTAAACAGGTTCAATCCTGCTGCTGAACTGAGGCAGCGCTTGCGTCCGCTGTACAGGAAAGACAACTGGCACTGGCTGGTTGCCCTGGGTGCGGACCTCATGGTCATTGTTTCGGCTGTATTGCTGGGCCATCGCTACAACGTCCTGTATCCCCTGGCGCTGCTGTTCATCGGCTCGCGGCAGCGGGCCCTGGCTTCGCTTCTGCACGAGGCGGCGCACATGACCATGGCCCGGAACAAAGTGATCAACAAGTGGGTCGGCGAGTACCTGCTGGCTTATCCGATCTTCCAGAACTACGAAGCGTACCGTCGCTCCCATGTGCAGATGCACCATCATCACCTGGGTGACCAGGACAAGGATCCCGATCACCGGTTCTATATCGAATCCGGCTTGTACGAGGCTCGGGATCGCCTGGACTTCCTGTCCCGTCACCTGTTCAGGAGCGTAACGCTGGTCAACACCTACAAGTATTTCCTCTACCTGGTGAAGAATCGCGCCGGGGACATCCTGGCGAGCCCGTGGCAGGGCGTGAAGCTGCTGGCGGTTCATGGCGCCATCCTGCTGCTGTTCAGCCATTTCATCGGCCCGTGGGGCTATGTCCTGTTCTGGCTGGTTCCGTACTTCACGGTGTTCCAGGTCATCGGCTGGTTCTCAGAGATTTCCGAGCACTTCGGCATGTTCGGCGTGTACAAGGATGAGGTGCAGTTGACCCGCAATCGTTTCCCCACCCGGATTGAGCGGTTGTTCATCGGCATGCATGGCGACAACTATCACCTGACCCATCATCTGTTTGCCGGCGTTCCTTTCTGGAACCTGCCGCACGCGCATCGGATATTGATGGAAGACGAAAGCTACGCTGCAGCCAATCGCGGCTGTGGTGGCATCTTTACGGCCAGGGGGGAGGCCCGGTCCAGTATCCATCAGATACTCGAGGCCTATCGCAGCGGGAAGATCGCGACCATCCAGGTCACGGGATAG
- a CDS encoding LysR substrate-binding domain-containing protein: protein MHFDFTDLRLYLNILDTGNITAGASRSHLSLAAASARVRALEASLGIALFERGRRGVTPTPAGKALAQHARVLLQHAEHLQQDLAEYAKGVKGRVRLLCNTSAMSEYLPELLATFLKGHPNLDIDLQELPSTRITHALRQGAADLGIVSDAVDTDGLQTRPFRHDPLTLILPPGHPLADGRVVSFSETLAHDYVGLNASSALAVYLEEQALHSGLRMQIRIRADSFDGVIRMVAHGAGIAIVPRAAIERRTPAPSYRCLPLQEAWAQRALLLAARDFQALPAYARALALHLAGD, encoded by the coding sequence ATGCATTTCGACTTCACCGACCTGCGCCTCTACCTCAACATTCTCGACACCGGCAACATCACCGCCGGTGCCAGCCGCAGCCATCTGTCCCTGGCGGCGGCCAGTGCCCGGGTCCGCGCCCTGGAGGCCTCCCTGGGGATCGCCCTGTTCGAACGCGGGCGGCGGGGCGTCACACCGACCCCGGCAGGCAAGGCCTTGGCGCAACATGCCAGGGTGTTGCTGCAGCATGCGGAGCACTTGCAGCAAGACCTGGCTGAATACGCCAAGGGGGTCAAAGGCCGCGTGCGGCTGTTGTGCAACACCAGCGCCATGAGCGAATACCTGCCCGAATTGCTGGCGACGTTCCTCAAGGGCCACCCCAATCTGGACATCGACCTGCAGGAACTGCCCAGTACGCGGATCACCCACGCGTTGCGCCAGGGCGCGGCGGACCTGGGCATCGTCTCCGACGCAGTCGACACCGATGGCTTGCAGACCCGTCCCTTTCGACACGATCCACTGACCTTGATCCTGCCTCCCGGGCATCCCTTGGCGGACGGTCGCGTGGTGAGTTTCAGCGAGACCCTGGCCCATGATTACGTCGGCCTGAACGCTTCCAGCGCCCTGGCGGTTTACCTCGAGGAACAGGCCCTGCACAGCGGGCTGCGCATGCAGATCCGTATCCGTGCCGACAGCTTCGACGGGGTGATTCGCATGGTGGCCCACGGCGCAGGCATTGCCATCGTGCCGAGGGCCGCCATCGAGCGCCGCACGCCCGCGCCCTCTTACCGATGCCTGCCACTGCAGGAAGCCTGGGCGCAACGGGCCTTGCTGCTGGCCGCGCGCGACTTCCAGGCATTGCCGGCCTACGCCAGGGCGCTGGCCCTGCACCTGGCCGGCGATTGA
- a CDS encoding cupin domain-containing protein, with product MTAPITVLRDTHPLPVLDACKWEKLEGDPHTVNLNAYTSEDGSKIMGTWICTPGKWRVDYVKWEYCHFQEGYCIITPDGHAPIHLKAGDIFVVEPGMKGTWEVVETVRKYFVFA from the coding sequence ATGACCGCACCTATCACTGTCCTGCGCGATACCCACCCGCTGCCCGTCCTCGACGCTTGCAAGTGGGAAAAGCTCGAAGGCGACCCGCACACCGTCAACCTCAACGCCTACACCAGCGAAGACGGCAGCAAGATCATGGGGACCTGGATCTGCACGCCGGGCAAATGGCGTGTGGACTATGTGAAGTGGGAATACTGCCACTTCCAGGAAGGCTACTGCATCATCACCCCGGACGGACACGCCCCCATCCATTTGAAGGCCGGCGATATCTTCGTGGTGGAGCCGGGCATGAAAGGCACCTGGGAAGTGGTCGAAACGGTGCGCAAGTACTTCGTCTTCGCCTGA
- a CDS encoding threonine aldolase family protein, protein MFIDLRSDTVTKPTEGMRKAIYQAEVGDDCFGEDPTVRALEEYCAQYFQKEAALFTSGGTLSNQLAVKAMTNPGDEIFLDASYHINFYESASTSAFSGVNFSLSTHDSGLFDVSDLERLYASKCRWSQNYALPRVVVIENTLGCKGGAIFPLQQMNDVFAYAQGIGAYRYLDGARILHASIASGIDVTSYTDNADLLSMCLSKGLGAPIGSIMVGSLELIQRAKKYRKWFGGDLHQAGMMAAAGLYAMHNHVERLAEDHEHAALLYRLLDDIDQAPARYKGTNMVTLDISALGTAPVQFAGYLRQQGVGGLPYNAREMRFMPHINITRDDIQKAAGIIKDAVRALSQARETVK, encoded by the coding sequence ATGTTTATCGATCTCAGAAGCGATACGGTCACCAAGCCAACGGAAGGCATGCGCAAGGCGATCTATCAGGCGGAAGTGGGGGACGATTGCTTCGGCGAAGACCCGACCGTACGAGCCCTGGAAGAATACTGCGCCCAGTACTTCCAGAAGGAGGCGGCGCTTTTCACCTCTGGCGGTACGTTGAGCAACCAGTTGGCGGTCAAGGCCATGACGAATCCGGGCGATGAGATCTTCCTGGATGCGTCCTACCACATCAATTTCTATGAATCTGCCTCGACATCGGCTTTTTCCGGGGTCAACTTCTCGCTATCGACCCACGACAGCGGGCTGTTCGATGTCAGCGACCTGGAAAGGCTCTACGCCTCCAAATGCCGCTGGAGCCAGAACTATGCCTTGCCCCGGGTGGTGGTCATCGAGAACACGCTGGGGTGCAAAGGCGGCGCGATCTTTCCCCTGCAACAGATGAACGACGTCTTCGCCTACGCCCAGGGCATCGGGGCCTATCGTTACCTCGATGGAGCGCGGATTCTCCATGCCTCCATCGCCTCCGGCATCGACGTGACGTCCTATACCGACAACGCCGACCTCCTGTCCATGTGCCTGTCCAAGGGCCTGGGAGCGCCGATCGGTTCGATCATGGTGGGCTCGCTGGAACTGATACAGCGGGCCAAGAAGTACCGCAAATGGTTCGGGGGCGACCTGCACCAGGCCGGCATGATGGCCGCCGCCGGACTCTACGCGATGCACAACCACGTCGAACGCCTGGCCGAAGACCACGAGCACGCGGCGTTGCTGTATCGACTGCTCGACGACATCGATCAAGCGCCGGCCCGCTACAAGGGCACCAACATGGTGACCCTGGACATTTCCGCCCTGGGGACCGCCCCGGTGCAGTTCGCCGGCTATCTGCGCCAGCAGGGCGTTGGCGGGCTGCCCTACAACGCCAGGGAGATGCGCTTCATGCCGCATATCAACATCACCCGTGACGATATCCAAAAGGCGGCCGGCATTATCAAGGATGCCGTGCGAGCCCTGAGCCAGGCCCGGGAGACGGTCAAGTGA
- a CDS encoding aminotransferase class V-fold PLP-dependent enzyme, with protein MIHFNTAGSGIMSPETLSLMQAYLQEEVEAGAYETELNHSPVLDVEVYENIARLLGASARNIALFDGATKAWVTALEALTWSEGDRVLVTPYEYAGNLIALSTLQRLHGVVVDVMPLLSDGNLDLHWLARHMSAQVKLVSVVHVPSCCGIVNDIAAVGNLLRDFPCLYFVDACQSAGMLALDVQAIGCDVLTAAGRKFLCGPRGTGFAFLSERFLATARPRFTDLGRASVDVHGTVHRTLEDARGFEYAERNNAAVVGLNQAIKERLSKAYGTESERYRNLFERLATMPGINLIAPGTQHQGIIAFTHARCPATELVAYLRSRGVNGWPGYASHTPYFMLKQGHERFVRLSVNASNSVRDIDEVIALLSQL; from the coding sequence ATGATCCATTTCAACACTGCGGGGTCGGGCATCATGTCCCCAGAGACATTGAGTCTGATGCAGGCCTACTTGCAGGAGGAAGTCGAGGCGGGCGCCTATGAGACCGAGCTGAATCATTCGCCTGTCCTGGACGTCGAGGTCTACGAAAACATCGCCCGCCTGCTGGGGGCTTCTGCACGCAACATCGCGCTGTTCGACGGCGCGACGAAGGCCTGGGTGACCGCGCTGGAGGCGCTGACCTGGTCCGAAGGCGATCGCGTTCTGGTCACGCCCTATGAATACGCGGGCAATCTGATCGCACTGTCTACGCTGCAGCGCCTGCATGGCGTGGTGGTCGACGTGATGCCGTTGCTGTCCGATGGCAACCTGGACCTGCACTGGCTGGCCCGGCACATGAGTGCGCAGGTCAAGCTGGTCTCGGTGGTCCATGTGCCTTCCTGCTGCGGCATCGTGAACGACATCGCGGCGGTGGGAAACCTGCTGCGGGATTTTCCTTGCCTGTATTTCGTCGACGCCTGCCAGTCGGCGGGAATGCTGGCGCTGGATGTGCAGGCCATCGGTTGTGACGTGCTGACCGCCGCTGGCCGGAAATTCCTCTGCGGACCACGGGGCACGGGCTTTGCCTTTCTTTCCGAGCGTTTCCTGGCTACCGCGCGGCCTCGTTTCACCGATCTGGGACGGGCCAGCGTGGATGTGCATGGCACGGTCCATCGGACGCTCGAGGATGCGCGCGGCTTTGAATACGCCGAACGCAACAATGCCGCCGTGGTGGGGCTGAACCAAGCGATCAAGGAGCGTCTGTCGAAGGCCTACGGCACGGAATCCGAACGCTATCGCAACCTGTTCGAGCGGCTGGCGACGATGCCCGGCATCAACCTGATTGCCCCAGGCACGCAGCACCAGGGCATCATCGCCTTCACCCATGCCCGCTGCCCGGCCACGGAGCTGGTCGCCTACCTGCGCTCGCGCGGCGTCAACGGCTGGCCTGGGTATGCGTCGCATACGCCGTACTTCATGTTGAAGCAGGGGCATGAGCGTTTCGTACGCTTGTCCGTCAACGCCAGTAACAGCGTCCGGGATATCGATGAAGTCATCGCATTACTGTCGCAACTTTGA
- a CDS encoding CoA-acylating methylmalonate-semialdehyde dehydrogenase, with translation MNVSLTPSDTTLQTVKLLIDGEWVESRSNEWHDIINPATQQVLAKVPFATATEVESAIAAAQRAFQTWKLTPIGARMRIMLKLQALIREHSKRIAAVLSAEQGKTLADAEGDIFRGLEVVEHACSIGTLQMGEFAENVAGGVDTYTLRQPIGVCAGITPFNFPAMIPLWMFPMAIACGNTFVLKPSEQDPLSTMLLVELAIEAGVPAGVLNVVHGGKDVVDALCTHKDIKAVSFVGSTAVGTHVYELAGRHGKRVQSMMGAKNHAVVLPDANREQTLNALVGAGFGAAGQRCMATSVVVMVGAARQWLPELKALAQKLKVNAGSEPGTDIGPVISKRAKARILELIESGVNEGAKLELDGRDISVPGFEQGNFVGPTLFSGVTTDMRIYTEEIFGPVLVVLEVDTLDQAIALVNANPFGNGTGLFTQSGAAARKFQSEIDVGQVGINIPIPVPVPFFSFTGSRGSKLGDLGPYGKQVVQFYTQTKTVTARWFDDDSVNDGVNTTINLR, from the coding sequence ATGAACGTTTCCCTCACGCCCAGCGACACCACCCTGCAAACCGTCAAACTGTTGATCGATGGCGAGTGGGTCGAATCCCGCTCCAATGAATGGCACGACATCATCAACCCGGCCACCCAGCAGGTGCTGGCGAAAGTCCCGTTCGCCACCGCGACGGAGGTCGAGTCCGCCATTGCCGCGGCCCAGCGCGCGTTCCAGACCTGGAAGCTGACGCCCATCGGCGCGCGGATGCGCATCATGCTAAAGCTCCAGGCATTGATTCGCGAGCATTCGAAACGCATTGCCGCGGTGCTCAGCGCCGAGCAGGGCAAGACCCTGGCGGATGCCGAGGGCGATATTTTTCGCGGCCTGGAAGTGGTCGAGCATGCCTGTTCCATCGGCACCCTGCAGATGGGCGAGTTCGCCGAGAACGTCGCCGGCGGCGTCGATACCTACACCTTGCGCCAGCCCATCGGCGTGTGTGCCGGGATTACTCCATTCAACTTTCCGGCGATGATTCCGCTGTGGATGTTCCCGATGGCCATTGCCTGCGGCAACACCTTCGTCCTCAAGCCGTCGGAACAGGATCCACTGTCGACCATGTTGCTGGTGGAGCTGGCGATCGAAGCCGGCGTGCCGGCCGGCGTGCTCAATGTGGTGCATGGTGGCAAGGACGTGGTGGATGCGCTGTGCACCCACAAGGACATCAAGGCGGTTTCCTTCGTCGGTTCCACGGCGGTCGGTACTCATGTGTATGAGCTGGCGGGGCGCCATGGCAAGCGTGTGCAATCGATGATGGGCGCCAAGAACCACGCCGTGGTGCTGCCGGATGCCAATCGCGAACAAACCCTCAATGCCCTGGTCGGTGCCGGTTTCGGTGCGGCGGGCCAACGCTGCATGGCCACTTCCGTGGTGGTGATGGTGGGCGCGGCCAGGCAATGGCTGCCAGAACTCAAGGCCCTGGCACAGAAGCTCAAGGTCAATGCGGGCAGCGAGCCGGGCACCGACATCGGTCCGGTGATTTCCAAGCGGGCCAAGGCGCGGATTCTCGAGTTGATCGAGAGCGGCGTGAACGAAGGCGCGAAGCTGGAACTCGACGGTCGCGACATCAGCGTGCCGGGCTTCGAGCAGGGCAACTTTGTCGGCCCGACCCTGTTTTCCGGCGTGACCACCGACATGCGTATCTACACCGAGGAAATCTTCGGTCCGGTGCTGGTGGTGCTGGAAGTTGACACCCTGGATCAGGCGATTGCCCTGGTCAACGCCAACCCATTCGGCAACGGCACGGGGCTGTTCACCCAGAGCGGTGCGGCGGCGCGTAAATTCCAGAGCGAAATCGACGTGGGCCAGGTGGGGATCAATATCCCGATTCCGGTTCCGGTGCCGTTCTTCAGCTTCACCGGCTCCCGCGGTTCGAAGCTTGGCGACCTCGGTCCGTACGGCAAACAGGTGGTGCAGTTCTACACTCAGACCAAGACCGTCACCGCCCGCTGGTTCGACGACGACAGCGTCAATGACGGTGTGAACACCACCATCAACCTGCGTTAA
- a CDS encoding proline dehydrogenase family protein, whose protein sequence is MPSQDTCVLTAAGLKKLALNQECRDAFNRDSLFFRLFERAAQRYIVSSSLDGLPEKLKLLWDKGYRLGVEYVGEENHDPRVVQAFVDEYLKSIQVFAKAKLTPQLGFDLSAVGMLISAETAYRNAATILSAAAEHNIPVMISMEHSSAVDKILEIYSKLAPDHSNVGLTVQAHLHRTVNDLPAIIGHGRKIRLVKGVYNEAPEVALPRGAELDERYLKLLADILDAGVPVSCATQDPGLIQRIFDQGLHTRIHELEMLHGVQPEALRKAREAGVACRIAAVYGDSWYLHFLHRLAESPENVLEALADFYDPSRIVFGAGY, encoded by the coding sequence ATGCCTTCGCAGGATACATGCGTACTTACGGCTGCCGGCCTAAAAAAATTGGCACTCAATCAGGAATGTCGAGATGCCTTCAATAGGGACTCGTTATTCTTCAGGTTATTTGAGCGCGCCGCGCAGCGCTACATCGTTTCGTCCAGCCTGGACGGGCTTCCTGAAAAGTTGAAACTGCTCTGGGACAAGGGTTACAGGCTGGGTGTCGAATATGTCGGCGAAGAAAACCATGATCCGCGAGTGGTCCAGGCCTTTGTCGATGAATACTTGAAATCCATTCAGGTTTTCGCCAAGGCCAAATTAACTCCCCAGTTAGGTTTCGATTTAAGCGCCGTGGGTATGCTCATATCCGCGGAAACTGCTTATCGCAACGCAGCCACTATCTTGTCCGCCGCTGCGGAACATAATATTCCAGTGATGATCAGCATGGAACATTCCTCCGCGGTCGATAAGATCCTGGAGATATATTCCAAACTGGCCCCCGACCATTCAAATGTCGGCCTTACTGTTCAAGCCCATTTGCATAGGACGGTAAATGATCTGCCGGCCATCATTGGTCATGGTCGCAAGATCAGGTTGGTCAAGGGTGTCTATAACGAAGCGCCTGAAGTTGCTCTTCCTCGCGGTGCGGAACTTGATGAGCGCTATCTGAAACTGCTCGCCGATATCCTGGATGCCGGGGTCCCGGTCAGTTGTGCGACCCAGGACCCAGGCCTGATCCAGCGCATCTTCGACCAGGGCCTGCACACCCGGATTCACGAGTTGGAGATGCTCCACGGTGTGCAGCCCGAGGCGTTGCGCAAAGCCAGGGAGGCGGGGGTGGCCTGCCGGATAGCGGCGGTTTATGGCGACAGCTGGTACCTGCACTTCCTGCACCGATTGGCGGAGTCGCCTGAAAACGTCCTCGAGGCCTTGGCCGATTTCTACGATCCCTCCCGCATTGTCTTTGGCGCAGGTTACTAA